The genomic window ACAACCAGATTTACAGAACGGGTCGGTGTCACGCCAGCGCAATTTCGCAACTCGCCCATGCTTGCAGAGGACCACAAATATACGTTGCGGCACTTGAACAATTGGGAGCAGTATGAGATGAAAGCCGGAAGGCCGGTCTCTCCCCATACAATAGAAGGCAACGTTCATGCAGACCAGCCATTCGAGGGTGTGGTATTCATAGGCTTATTCGCCAAGCCGATACCGGAGCGAATTCCCTTGTACGGCACCCTGCTTTTCAATCCTGGAAGTTTTCGCTTTACGAATGTGCGGCCGGGCATCTATTACATTATGGCCACGTCCATGGCATGGGACATGCAGGCGATCGATGTGCTGCTGCCGCACAACACGCTGCGCACGCGTTCGAGAACGCCTGTGATTGTAGGGGGCAGCGAGCCTGTGCCGTTTCAGCATGTGCAGCTTTATCCGCCAAGAATAGACGACCCTCCTATACTGATTTCTTTGCCGCTTCTCATGAATCGGTTTCTCCAACGTGTTTCTAACTAACAACTGGCAGGTAATTTTCCTAGCAATCTGCTATACTGGTACTAGAAACTATTCA from Xylanibacillus composti includes these protein-coding regions:
- a CDS encoding helix-turn-helix transcriptional regulator, with amino-acid sequence MEHGFPEIDHVLAYIQQHLYDPLTLNDLAKQAAYSPYHFTRLFKKRIGVSPQYYVSVLRLQRAKELLLHTGLSVRDISLEVGQQSLGTFTTRFTERVGVTPAQFRNSPMLAEDHKYTLRHLNNWEQYEMKAGRPVSPHTIEGNVHADQPFEGVVFIGLFAKPIPERIPLYGTLLFNPGSFRFTNVRPGIYYIMATSMAWDMQAIDVLLPHNTLRTRSRTPVIVGGSEPVPFQHVQLYPPRIDDPPILISLPLLMNRFLQRVSN